The genomic window CCcttctctctccctctctccACTCACACGTCagaagctcgtcgtcgttctttctcgccCGAtccgacgcgacgcgacggggTCTTgttcgacgaacgattttGAGATGGACTGTTCGTCCATTGGAGGCGACATTTCCTTTCCCGACGCCTGCGATTTCGCCTCCTTGGGATCTTCGTagtcttcgtcgctttccgctTTCTCCTCTTTGTCGCTTGGCGCCCGTTCGGCGTCGGCTTCCTCTCGCTCTTCGGTTTCCTCGTCGAAAGTCGTTTTGGAGCTTTCTTCGGTCATCggagacgccgtcgtcgattcctcTGCGTTCGTCCTGGTGCATTGAGGCTCAATTCGAAGCGCGTAAAGCGCTCTATCGCTtacttttttttcgttgccaTTTTCACGCGACCACGTGCGAGAGTGCGCAGAAATCGCGCGATAAATTCTATAGGCTTAGGCACGTGGGCCGCTGCAAGAACCACTA from Oscarella lobularis chromosome 1, ooOscLobu1.1, whole genome shotgun sequence includes these protein-coding regions:
- the LOC136195834 gene encoding probable global transcription activator SNF2L1; its protein translation is MATKKKTNAEESTTASPMTEESSKTTFDEETEEREEADAERAPSDKEEKAESDEDYEDPKEAKSQASGKEMSPPMDEQSISKSFVEQDPVASRGINKKEEDEELLEESRTSRSLTRFSAFSFLHQEQGDESYQIRGPIWLISLYEQRINETLAD